One genomic window of Leptospira saintgironsiae includes the following:
- a CDS encoding PAS domain-containing protein, translated as MKSLIDYSPSAITIVNSETGIFEVVNSTAEILFGYTREEFLKLGPADISPEFQPDGKTSKVSAYEKITLALQGETPVFRWNHCDKNKEIIPCEIHLVKIPGSNNLVRGNIIDLRKELAAEVLLKTREEQLDLVIKSADLGFWDWNIPNGIVTPNEKCAKILGYTLDEFQTTSEFWTSRIHPDDLSLIVESLKEHVEGQAELLETDFRMLCKDGTWKWIRSRGKVWERDKDGTPIRALGIHIDITEKKETEKILEDKESRLDLAVQGANLGIWDYNIITNQHHVDENWLKMLGYHPGEIEPTYEFWNESLHPEDRDKTNSAWKDYAKGELPAYSIAFRLKCKDSSYKWILTRGKIAERDSEGNPVRMIGIHIDISEQKQIEDELRETKLFLDRAQKTAKIGSWEYDIPSGKMTASEGLYQILETNDRMLVPTFDYMHSDDRERVEEHFKRSVIEGISAEIEYRSITPSGKEKVLLNRTDFIKDSEGKVLKLLGTIQDISDEIKRKKEEEDKTNIERLTSSISTELINQPILEIEEAIANSISKITQTFKMSRGNLVLYDTEKLTRTLVYEFISPEAKNQEPSWPAESPVDPNNFLTKKILEGEIATLQLEDFPESDARDKMLSLQIQFLIAVPLTLEGKVVGGLGMTSEIPLRQLGMKFGEFELANLKAIGETLTNALERKRKHSDLLAERDLLAEIMKTSVAAITVLNPDGEILYANASAESVLGLSLEKIQERKYNAPEWKATSIDGGEWTINDQPFMRVLTSGQPVSDVRHAIEDEFGNKKFLSINGAPIKDASGKIKNLVFLVTDITESLSAEKALKLSEERLRLALNASKMGTWSWNLTDRTAHWSTDTASIFGIDLHDFEKDSSIFMDLVHPDDKDLLRKSMRTSFYGKENAINIEYRFFHPDGTIHWLEVKGQVYRNSKKLPGRMAGIIADITDRKKSEEKLKASEARFQTFYRFANEAIIFLDPRTESILDTNPAFLRVFGFNQKDIHSISPVTLFTPDSWATLHARIRSFESSENLELRAIRGNKQVFSAIGSVHFYTERETYVAAISLLDTSAIQEVEELKVINDEISVRNRLIEMQKNELQETLENLKKAQAQLIQSEKMAALGQLIAGVAHEINNPIGAVQASNQNLQECLIRFQTILPDVQNVLTGMNSEQVESFRQFLSLVRQPKDQLAGMEERNAKKSIAVQLQELNIPSPYAIADTLTDMGFRELPKIALPFLVCEKASVLLEYSALEAFFFSNTNTIQIAVDRVSKILYALKNFSHFDTTSEKIPASITENIETVLTIYQNQLKKGIQISKEYENIPKILCYPDDLIHVWTNLIYNSLQAMEFRGTIKIKVYQKVDSICVEITDNGPGISENIIDKIFQPFFTTKLPGEGSGLGLDIVKKIVEKHEGKIEVETRPGFTMFRILIPFLEVKV; from the coding sequence TTGAAATCGTTAATCGATTATTCTCCTTCCGCGATCACGATTGTTAACTCCGAGACTGGGATCTTTGAGGTAGTCAACTCGACTGCAGAAATTCTTTTCGGATACACAAGAGAAGAATTCTTAAAGTTAGGTCCGGCAGATATCTCTCCTGAATTCCAACCGGATGGAAAAACTTCCAAAGTATCTGCTTATGAAAAAATAACCTTAGCACTACAAGGGGAAACTCCAGTATTTAGATGGAATCATTGTGATAAAAACAAAGAGATCATTCCGTGTGAAATACATTTAGTAAAGATCCCGGGTTCTAATAATCTAGTCCGCGGAAATATAATCGATCTTAGAAAAGAACTCGCAGCTGAAGTTCTACTCAAGACCAGAGAAGAACAATTAGATCTTGTCATAAAAAGTGCAGACCTTGGATTCTGGGATTGGAATATTCCAAACGGTATCGTAACCCCGAATGAAAAATGTGCAAAGATCCTAGGGTACACCTTGGACGAATTCCAAACTACTAGTGAATTCTGGACATCTAGGATCCATCCTGATGACCTGTCTCTCATTGTAGAGAGCCTGAAAGAACATGTAGAAGGCCAAGCCGAATTACTCGAAACAGACTTTCGAATGTTATGTAAGGACGGAACTTGGAAATGGATCCGCTCTAGAGGAAAAGTTTGGGAGAGGGATAAGGATGGCACTCCAATTCGAGCACTCGGTATTCATATAGATATTACCGAAAAAAAAGAAACTGAAAAAATCCTAGAAGATAAAGAAAGCAGATTAGATCTAGCAGTCCAAGGAGCTAACCTTGGTATATGGGATTATAATATTATAACAAACCAACATCATGTAGACGAAAACTGGCTGAAAATGTTAGGTTATCATCCGGGAGAAATTGAACCTACATACGAATTTTGGAATGAAAGCCTTCATCCGGAAGACAGAGACAAAACAAATTCTGCTTGGAAAGATTATGCAAAAGGAGAATTACCTGCTTACTCAATCGCATTCCGATTAAAATGTAAAGACAGCTCCTATAAATGGATCTTAACCAGAGGTAAAATAGCGGAGAGAGACTCGGAAGGAAATCCGGTCAGAATGATCGGTATCCATATAGATATCTCCGAACAAAAACAAATAGAAGATGAATTAAGAGAAACAAAACTATTCCTAGACAGAGCCCAAAAAACGGCCAAGATAGGAAGTTGGGAATACGATATACCTTCCGGAAAAATGACCGCTTCCGAAGGCCTTTATCAAATATTAGAAACAAATGATAGAATGCTTGTACCTACATTCGATTATATGCATTCTGATGATAGAGAAAGAGTAGAAGAACATTTTAAAAGATCAGTAATAGAAGGTATTTCCGCTGAGATAGAATATAGATCCATTACACCTTCTGGAAAGGAGAAGGTCCTATTAAACAGAACCGACTTTATCAAAGATTCAGAAGGAAAAGTCCTTAAACTATTAGGAACGATCCAAGATATCAGCGACGAGATCAAAAGAAAAAAGGAAGAAGAGGACAAAACAAACATAGAAAGACTAACTTCTTCTATTTCCACAGAACTGATCAACCAACCTATATTAGAAATTGAAGAAGCGATCGCCAACTCTATCTCTAAGATCACTCAAACATTCAAAATGTCTAGAGGTAATCTAGTATTATACGATACTGAAAAATTAACGAGGACCTTGGTATACGAGTTTATTTCACCAGAAGCAAAAAACCAAGAACCAAGCTGGCCTGCAGAAAGCCCAGTGGATCCAAATAATTTTCTCACAAAAAAGATCCTGGAAGGAGAAATAGCCACTCTTCAATTAGAAGATTTTCCAGAATCAGATGCACGAGATAAAATGCTCTCATTACAAATTCAGTTCTTGATCGCAGTTCCTCTTACCTTAGAAGGAAAAGTGGTTGGTGGCTTAGGAATGACTTCGGAAATCCCTTTGAGGCAATTAGGAATGAAGTTCGGAGAATTCGAACTCGCAAACTTAAAAGCAATCGGAGAGACACTTACTAACGCATTAGAAAGAAAACGAAAACATAGTGACCTTCTCGCAGAAAGAGACCTTCTCGCAGAAATTATGAAAACTTCAGTCGCGGCGATCACTGTATTAAATCCTGACGGAGAAATTTTATACGCCAATGCTTCCGCAGAAAGTGTACTTGGACTAAGTTTAGAGAAAATCCAAGAAAGAAAATACAATGCACCTGAATGGAAAGCCACCTCAATAGATGGGGGTGAATGGACAATAAACGATCAACCATTCATGCGAGTCCTCACTTCAGGCCAACCTGTATCCGATGTTCGTCACGCAATAGAAGATGAATTCGGAAATAAAAAATTCTTATCCATCAATGGAGCACCTATCAAGGACGCTTCCGGAAAAATAAAAAATTTAGTCTTCTTAGTAACAGATATTACTGAATCACTTTCAGCTGAAAAAGCATTAAAGCTGAGCGAAGAAAGACTCAGACTTGCACTTAACGCTTCCAAAATGGGGACTTGGAGTTGGAATCTAACAGATAGAACTGCTCACTGGTCCACAGACACTGCTTCTATTTTTGGAATAGACCTGCATGATTTTGAGAAAGATAGTTCAATTTTTATGGATTTGGTTCATCCAGATGATAAAGACCTTCTTCGAAAATCAATGCGCACTAGTTTTTATGGAAAAGAAAATGCAATCAATATAGAGTATAGATTCTTTCATCCTGACGGAACAATCCATTGGTTAGAGGTAAAAGGACAAGTATATCGGAATTCTAAAAAGCTTCCGGGAAGAATGGCAGGGATTATTGCTGATATCACTGACAGGAAAAAGTCAGAGGAAAAATTAAAAGCAAGCGAGGCCAGGTTCCAAACCTTTTATAGATTTGCGAACGAGGCAATCATCTTCTTAGATCCGAGAACAGAAAGTATCTTGGATACGAATCCTGCTTTTTTAAGAGTATTTGGTTTTAATCAAAAAGACATTCATTCGATTTCTCCAGTCACATTATTCACTCCTGATTCCTGGGCAACATTACACGCAAGGATTCGCTCTTTCGAAAGTTCCGAAAACCTGGAATTAAGAGCAATACGCGGTAACAAACAAGTGTTTTCCGCAATCGGAAGTGTTCACTTTTATACGGAAAGAGAAACCTATGTAGCAGCAATCAGCCTTTTAGATACTTCTGCTATCCAAGAAGTAGAAGAATTAAAGGTGATCAATGATGAGATATCAGTCAGGAACAGACTGATAGAGATGCAAAAAAATGAACTACAGGAAACATTAGAAAACCTTAAAAAAGCACAGGCTCAACTCATCCAATCAGAAAAGATGGCGGCTCTTGGGCAATTGATCGCTGGTGTGGCACATGAGATCAATAATCCTATTGGAGCAGTACAAGCATCCAATCAAAACTTACAAGAATGTTTGATCCGGTTCCAAACCATTTTACCTGATGTACAAAATGTATTAACCGGAATGAATTCAGAACAAGTAGAATCATTCCGCCAATTCTTAAGTTTAGTCAGACAACCAAAAGATCAATTGGCCGGAATGGAAGAAAGAAACGCTAAAAAAAGTATAGCAGTTCAATTACAAGAATTGAATATTCCTTCTCCTTATGCGATTGCAGATACTCTTACAGATATGGGATTTAGGGAATTGCCTAAGATAGCACTACCCTTCTTGGTCTGCGAAAAAGCAAGTGTGCTCTTGGAATATTCCGCTTTGGAAGCATTCTTCTTCTCCAATACAAATACGATACAGATCGCAGTAGACCGGGTTTCCAAAATTTTATATGCTTTAAAAAACTTCTCTCATTTCGATACTACTTCTGAAAAAATCCCTGCGTCGATCACTGAGAATATAGAAACAGTTCTTACAATCTACCAGAACCAGCTCAAAAAAGGGATCCAAATATCCAAGGAATACGAGAATATTCCAAAAATATTATGTTATCCAGATGATCTCATCCATGTATGGACAAATTTGATCTACAATTCTCTGCAAGCTATGGAGTTCAGAGGAACAATCAAGATCAAGGTTTATCAAAAGGTAGACTCTATCTGTGTGGAAATTACAGACAATGGACCTGGAATCTCTGAAAATATTATAGATAAAATTTTCCAACCATTCTTCACCACAAAACTTCCAGGAGAAGGAAGTGGATTAGGATTGGATATTGTGAAAAAGATCGTAGAAAAACACGAAGGAAAGATAGAAGTAGAAACAAGACCCGGATTTACAATGTTCCGGATCCTTATTCCTTTTTTAGAAGTTAAAGTTTAA
- a CDS encoding LA_0442/LA_0875 N-terminal domain-containing protein — MFLGVWPKRPLAYVVGLFFLFGFGEVFSADFVRLKNGQVVRGKIILEDDEKVLVAENDDYVRFVDKDNVAQVSYEKGKQNAGASTLDKKTAPQKVSDVPQGHVETGPPNMYGPSAGSSNGNGGDTSIEVIHEVVTDFIWRGLSFSGEIANRRDNESYRAMTFVPSYQPTVTFNTPLKGFQVQFWGNFQLTERNDRDNDGRFQMYPGGAGPGYAGQGSSGSLSPFSAPSPDSLNSACPYDTQANFMAGNPTTGSTCGGDVPGFKKEQNGMKRSDGLFYAFYYNFEKTSWGTFTAGIWFYNTFQKSSAYTSPALGGFNSAAAQGVPGANNPSTQITRLAWQEYFFFWKLPFLQYVNPTISFYTQFSQENAGLMAGKNYLSLTMGHEFFEGNFFRILPQVNIGYAMSNNIVDNRYGIQDITSTLTFFFGKFFVKAADVYRPNLYMYDTDNYYGATGGYVNSTSKDSKIVDPGKVNGPANQLVLDFINTSTTIPDQLRQSVRESYLLQKIPSHLVWFSVGFSQNF, encoded by the coding sequence ATGTTCCTTGGAGTTTGGCCGAAGCGTCCTCTTGCTTACGTGGTAGGATTATTTTTTCTTTTCGGTTTCGGAGAAGTATTCTCAGCCGATTTCGTTCGTTTAAAAAACGGACAGGTAGTCCGAGGTAAGATCATCTTAGAAGACGATGAGAAAGTATTAGTCGCTGAGAATGATGATTATGTTCGCTTTGTAGATAAGGATAACGTAGCTCAGGTAAGTTATGAAAAAGGAAAACAGAATGCAGGGGCTTCTACATTAGATAAAAAAACGGCTCCACAAAAAGTTTCCGATGTTCCCCAAGGCCACGTGGAGACTGGTCCTCCGAATATGTATGGTCCTAGTGCCGGCTCGAGTAACGGTAATGGAGGAGACACTTCTATAGAAGTGATACATGAGGTGGTCACGGACTTTATTTGGCGGGGACTTAGTTTCTCCGGAGAGATCGCTAACCGTAGAGATAACGAAAGTTATAGAGCAATGACATTCGTCCCTTCTTACCAACCAACTGTAACTTTTAATACTCCGTTAAAAGGTTTCCAAGTACAGTTTTGGGGAAACTTTCAATTAACCGAACGTAATGATAGGGATAATGACGGAAGATTTCAAATGTATCCGGGAGGAGCTGGACCTGGTTATGCAGGGCAAGGATCCTCAGGTTCTTTGAGTCCATTCTCCGCTCCTTCTCCCGATTCGTTGAACTCTGCTTGTCCTTATGATACTCAAGCCAACTTCATGGCCGGAAATCCAACAACAGGTTCCACTTGCGGTGGAGATGTTCCGGGTTTTAAAAAAGAACAGAATGGTATGAAACGTTCAGACGGATTATTCTACGCATTCTATTATAATTTTGAGAAGACTAGTTGGGGAACTTTTACGGCAGGTATTTGGTTTTATAATACTTTTCAAAAAAGTTCTGCTTATACTTCTCCGGCATTGGGAGGATTTAATTCTGCAGCTGCGCAAGGAGTTCCTGGAGCAAATAACCCTTCTACCCAAATCACTCGTTTAGCTTGGCAGGAATATTTCTTCTTTTGGAAATTACCTTTCTTACAATATGTGAATCCAACTATTTCCTTTTATACTCAATTCTCTCAGGAGAATGCGGGCTTGATGGCCGGTAAAAACTATCTATCTTTAACGATGGGTCATGAGTTTTTTGAAGGGAATTTTTTCCGAATACTTCCTCAGGTTAACATAGGTTATGCGATGAGCAATAATATCGTGGATAATAGATATGGGATCCAGGATATAACTTCTACTTTAACTTTCTTTTTCGGAAAGTTTTTCGTGAAGGCAGCAGACGTATATAGACCTAATTTATATATGTATGATACAGATAATTATTATGGCGCGACCGGCGGTTATGTGAATTCTACTTCTAAGGATAGTAAGATTGTTGATCCTGGGAAAGTGAACGGTCCTGCCAATCAGTTGGTATTAGATTTTATCAATACCTCTACTACTATACCGGACCAATTAAGACAATCCGTAAGAGAGTCTTATCTTCTGCAGAAAATTCCTTCTCATTTGGTTTGGTTCAGTGTAGGTTTCAGCCAAAACTTCTAA